The stretch of DNA GGGATAAGGATTGTTTCGCCTTGCTTCACACTCAGGTCGTTGCCTTTATTGTCTCGTATATTGCAAGCACCTCCCATACAAATATAAGCAACAAATGAGTCATTGTCACTATAGTCTCTTGTAATATCTTTGGTAAGCTCAAGCAGATTGGTTGTGAAGTATCTGCACGATTCCAATTCTACCGGTTGATTTTCCTTGCGTGTGTATGCTGTTTGGTAGCTGTCGTACAATTTATAATCGATAGCATCTTTTGCCAATTCGGTATGCAGTTCGCGTCCGTTACCGTTGGCATCTTTACGGTTGTAGTCGTAGATGCGGTATGTGATGTTCGATGTTTGTTGTATTTCGGCGATGAATGTTCCGGCGCCGATTGCATGAACACGTCCGGCAGGCAAGAAGAATACATCTCCTTTTTTAACGTCATGTTTTGCAAGGTAATCTACAAATGTATTGTCTTCAATGCTTTTTACATATCCATCGGGAGTTATTTCTTTTTCGAATCCCGAATATAGGAATGCGCCCGGAGCAGCATTGATAACATACCACATTTCGGTTTTCCCGAAAGAGTTGTGTCTTTTCTTTGCCAGTTCATCGTCAGGATGTACCTGTATCGACAGATTGTCACGTGCATCTATAAACTTGATAAGCAAAGGAAATGTAGTGCCGAACGTTTCGAAATTCTTCTTCCCGAGCAACTGCTCTTTGTATGTAGAAATAATTTCGTCGAGGCTTTTGTTTTCCAACGCACCGTTGGCCACTACCGAAACGTTGCCTTCCACGCTTGATATTTCCCAGCTTTCGCCGATCCCTTCCTGAAGCGGGCTTACGTTTTTAAACTTACATATTTCGTCTCCCCCCCAGATGATGGATTTGAGGATAGGTTTAAATTTTAATGGGTATAAACTCATTTGGTTGAAAATTTATTTTTGTGATTACACGGAATATCCGTGATTGCGATTAATCTATTTTCGTGATTTCCGATCAGTATACTTACGTTTATTGTATGCTTTTCAAGAAATCAGAACAAAAATAGTCAATCTTTTTATTATTATCCGTTATTATTTAATTTACCTAAATAAGTGCAATCTTTATTTATAAAAATTTAATATATTCGTAGAAACTTACTAAGCACACAAACTTACAGTTACACGATAATAGAGTATGCTATGAATTTTATTTTTGGAACAAGGGGAACGTCTGCTTCTCCTATTCACACAGGACAGTCATGCCCTGCATGTGGTAAGGAAGATTCTATTCTGATGATGCCATATCAGCGTTATTTTCATCTGCTTCAGATTCCTTTATTTCCCACAACTAAACACTTCATTCCTGTTTGTTGTTCATGCGAAACATCGTTTACTATTCAACAATTTCCCGTGACGGACGAAATTCGCAATCGGTTCAGAACTCCTCGGTGGATATTCATTATGCCATCTGTGCTCGCACTACTAGTCATCTTTATTTTTGTATGGGTTGTAGTAAACGCTATATCCGGCGAGATTGATATAAAAGACAAGGTAGAGAATCCACAGGTAGGTGACGTTTACTATGTGAGGTACGACAAAAATGAATATAGCCTGATGAAGGTTGCGTCATTTACGGTCGATTCTATTTATTTTTATTTATCTCCCGGTAGAGCCGAAGATAGAGGGCTGGATATGCTGCCCGGAGTTGATGTTTATGATACAATCTTAAAGAAGGGTTTTTCGAAGAATGAACTGAAATATAATTCGGTGAAAGAAGTGGTAATATTGAAGATTGAAAGATGAAAATTGCCTTAAAGATAGACTCCTTCTACCTTTAAGGCAACTTGTTTTATCTGATAGCTAGTCTATTTTTCTCAGTACAAAAGCTGTACGCGCAGGTATATACAACTTGAGCCAGCCTTTTCCGTCTTTGTGGTATAGCTCGTCATGTAAAGTGAAGTGTTCTATACTGTCGTCCGTCAGGCCATTACCTCCAAAAGCGAGAGAGTCGGTATCGAGCACCACCTGATATTTTCCTTCGGGAGCAAGAAATCCATAGTCATAGAACGATTGGCTCGGGTTGAAACTGAAAACAAATATCAGATTGCCACGCATGTAGGCGAGCACCTGATCTTCGTCCTTATCCCACAGCCTTATAATAGGTGTTTGCTCAAATTTCTTTTCCGATTTTAGAAGCGAAAGCATGGCTTTATCAAAGTCGCCCAAATAATGATAGCGCAGGTCTTTGTTGTCGGCCAGCCACCATTGTCTGCGGGCATATTTGTGCGACCATCCATTGCCTTCGCGAGGGAAGTCAACCCATTCGGGATGCCCGAATTCGTTACCCATAAAGTTGAGGTAGCCGCCATTGATTGTTGAGGCAGTTGCAAGGCGTATCATTTTATGCAGCGCTATTCCTCTGTCGGTGGCATACGAGCTGCCGTAATGCTTCGACATATACCAATACATGTCAGAGTCTATAAGTCTGAATATTATTGTTTTGTCGCCTACCAATGCTTGGTCGTGGCTCTCGGCGTAAGAGATTGTTTTCTCTTCCTCACGGCGATTTGTCAGTTCCCAGAATATGCTTGTAGGATGCCAGTCTTCGTCTTTTCGCTCTTTGATGATTTTTATCCAGTAGTCGGGTATGTTCATCGCCATGCGGTAATCGAAGCCGTATCCGCCGTCTTTTATCTTCGTTGCCAGTCCCGGCATGCCGCTTACTTCTTCGGCTATGGTAATGGCATTAGGGCGTACTTCGTGGATTAGCTTGTTTGCCAATGTAAGGTAGCAAATGGCATCGTCGTCTTCGTTGCCGTTGTAGTAGTCCTCATAGCCGCTAAAGTTATCTCCCAGTCCGTGCGAGTAATAAAGCATAGAGGTGACACCATCGAAACGGAATCCGTCGAAGTTGTATTCCTCGAGCCAAAACTTACAATTGGAAAGCAGAAAGTGTATGACCTGACTTTTTCCATAGTCGAAAATCAATGAATCCCAAGCCGGATGCTCGCGCCTGCTGCCTCCATGAAAATATTGGGTGTAAGAGCCATCGAATCGTCCCAGTCCTTCTTTTTCATTTTTTACGGCATGCGAGTGTACGATATCCATAATCACGGCTATACCCATCGCATGCGCATCGTCTATCAGATGCTTTAGTTCGTCGGGTGTGCCAAAGCGTGAAGATGCCGCAAAAAAGCTGGAGACGTGATATCCGAACGACCCGTAATACGGATGCTCCTGTATAGCCATTATCTGAATGGCATTGTAGCCGTCTTCTTTGATACGGGGAAGTACATTTATTCTGAACTCTTCGTATGTACCCACTCTTTCGTCTTCTACAGCCATCCCTATATGGCACTCGTAAATCAAAAGGGGATTCGTGTTGGGCTTAAATTTTTTTGTGCGAAACTCATAAGGTAGCAACGGGTCCCACACCTGTGCGCTGAATATATGAGTATGATGGTCTTGTACTACCCTGGTTGTCCATGCGGGGATACGTTCGCCCTCGCCACCATTCCAACATACAATAAGTTTGTACAGGTCGTGGTGTTTTATTTTGTCCAGAGGCAGTTCTATTTGCCACTCACCGTTACCGTTTGGTTGCAGTCTGAATTCTTCAGTTTTTTGCCAGCCGTTGAAATCGCCTATCATATAGATCGCGGTTGCATTCGGGGCCCATTCTCTGAATATCCACGACGTTTCTGTTTTGTGAAGCCCAAAATACAGGTGTCCTGAGGCAAATTCAGAAAGAGTGATCTTTCCGTTGCAGGTAAGGTCGGCCTCTCTTTTCTGGATATATTCATAACGGCCTTCTATCGCTGCTGCATAAGGTTCTAACCAAGGGTCGTTTTTAATGAGTTTAAGCATGTCTGTCAATTGTTAATTACAGTTCGTCTCCCAAAGTGGGGGAGGAACTTATATTTTTATTTTTACCACTACTTTTCTTACCTGTCCTTCGCCTATACAAGGGGCATGCCCATCTTCTGGGAAGAATATAAGAAAGTTGCCGGGTAAGACTGTTATCTGTGTTTCAGTTTTGTCGTCAAAGAACTGAATGTCTTTTTCTTCATCAAAGTTGCCAATAGGATGCGTCAGGTCTTGGTGAGCTTTCCACCCGAAGGTTTCAGGCCTGCTTATTGGCAGTTGTATATCTATATATTTGTTGTGTGCCTCCGGCTTCGCATTGTCGGCGGCTCTCAGGTCGCTGTCGCTTATCATAACAAAAAGGTCTTTGCCTTTTAGCTCTGTTTTAGTCGGTTCAGCTTTCGAGAAATCAATCGATTTCAGATAGTCGAATGCCTGTTTAAACAGCGGGTGTAGATGTTCGTATTTTCCTGAGTTTTCTAATTTGTCTAATATCATTTTTTTATCTTCTTTTACTCCTGTTCGGGTACTCCTATATTGTCTATCATATCTTCTACACTTTCGTTGCCTTCGCCTTTGGGATTAAACCCATATTCATTTTCGCCATAATCACTTCCTGCAAAAAGCATCCAAAAAGCATAGAAAGGGACGAGCTGAAACCATCCGCTATTACCTCTGTCGTGACATCTTTTCGCTCCTTGTGCAATCAAAAACCAATAGGCTGGTATCAAAAGAAGGAAAATGATAAGAAAACTCCAGTTTACATCCTCAAGTATTCCAGACAAGGTAAGAATGAGGACAATCGTATAATAGTATGCTACATAAATAAGATAACTAAGTCCATATTCTAATCTGCGGATACGTCCTTTTGCAGAAAAGGGATTTTGAAACATGCGTTGTTTGTCTTCCATATTTTATTTTGTAATTCTTTTTATTGCTTATACTCCTGAGGTGTTATGATTGTAGAAAATATATACTTCCCATTTTGGTCGTTGTATATATACTTTACGGTAATACCGTTATCTCTGAATATTTTTAAGTCGGGATTTGTTTTCAATACCTCCAAAAGCTGCGGCTTCAATTGTGTTTTGAAAGTAGTGGTATCACTTATCACCACTTGTAGTATGGTAAGATGATACTCAAAATTACTACTACCTACAGCAACGCATTTATCTAGGCGAGTCCACTGATCCAATGTCTTAGGACAATCTTTGTTTGTCTCGGCAGCTATTGCCTGCAACTTGCTTTCTATACTGCCTGCACATCGGGTGAATGAAAAAATGCTAATTAGCAGAAATGTGCAAATAAGGTTTCGGCTACTTAGAAGTTTGTTCATGGATTCTTAAATTTTATAAACCATACAAGTTTAAGAAAATTAATCGGATTATCTGTTAATTCCGCTGTTTTTTATTGTGGAAGCCGATTAAATGTTTCTCCTTAACGTTATTTTTACTTACTTTTGTCATAAAATCTAATCATTCACACGATTAACTTATTTGTATGAAGAAAATTTTATTTATTTTTAGTATTCTAATTATGGTTTATTCTTGTAACACTACAAGCAATAAGGATGGGAAAGATAATCCTTTCTTTTCCGAATTCGACACTCCGGAAGGGGTTCCTCCTTTTGATAAAATAAAAGCAGAACATTTTATGCCTGCTTTCGAAGAAGCAATGAAGCGTCATAATGCCGAGATTGATTCTATCATCAATAACCCCGAAGCACCTACTTTCCAAAATACAGTAGTGGCTTTGGACGAGTCGGGCCGGATGCTTGATCGGGTAGGTTCTGTATTTTCTGTAATGACGGGTACAATGTCCGATTCTGTGTATCAGAACATAGAAAAAGAGATTACGCCTTTACGTACCGAGCACTATGATAATATCAACTTCAACGAAAAGCTTTTTGCACGTATCAAAACCGTGTACGACGATAGCCTGCAAGTAAAGACCCTGACAACAGAGCAAAAGATGTTGTTGGATAAAACATACAAAGGCTTTGTCCGTTCGGGTATCCTGCTCGATGGTTCGAAGCAAGCACGTTTGCGTGAGATCAACAAAGAATTGAGCAACGCATCGCTTAATTTTAATCAGAACCTGTTGAAAGAGACAGATAGCTACCAATTGGTAATAGACAAAAAAGAAGATCTCTCGGGACTTCCTGAGGATGTGATTGCCGCTGCAGCTAAAACAGCAAAAGACAAAGGGCTGGAAGGTAAATGGGTGTTTGGTCTGAGCAAACCAAGCTGGGAGCCGTTTTTGCAATATGCCGACAATCGCGCGCTTCGCGAAAAACTATATAAGGCGATGTATATGCGTTGTGATAACGGAAATGAATTCGACAACAAAGAAAACATCAAGAAGATAGTTAGCCTCAGACTCGAAAAAGCAAATATGCTAGGCTATAAATCACACGCCGACTATGTGCTCGAAGAAACAATGGCTAAGACTCCTGAAAATGTGATGGGGCTGCTAAACAATATATGGAAGTATGCTTTGCCGCAAGCTCAAAAAGAGGCTGCCGAACTTCAGGCTATTGCCAAGAAAGAAGGACATGATATCAAAATAGAATCATGGGACTGGTGGTACTATGCCGAAAAGCTTCGTAAAGAAAAATACGCATTGGATGAAGAGGCTTTGAAACCTTACTTCAAAGCGGATAATGTGCGTGAAGGTGTATTTGCTGTGGCAAACAAACTATATGGCATTACATTCAAGCCGAAAACAGATATACCTGTATATCAGCAAGACGTAAAAGCATATGAGGTAAGTGATGCTGACGGTTCATTTATCGGAATCATTTATTTCGACGATTTTGCACGTCAGGGTAAGCGTCCGGGAGCATGGATGAGCAGCTTCCGCAAACAGGAAGTATATAAAGGTGAGTTTGTTTATCCATTGATCTACAATGTGGGTAACTACAATCCTCCAACAGATGGCAAGCCGGCACTGTTGACTCTCGATCAGGTGGAAACGATGTTCCACGAATTCGGACATGGATTGCACGGATTGTTATCTAAATGTACTTACAACGGCGTGTCGGGTACATCGGTTGTTCGCGACTTTGTAGAGCTGCCTTCTCAGATCATGGAGCACTGGGCATTTGAACCGGAAGTGTTGAAGATGTATGCAAAGCATTATGAAACAGGTGAAACTATTCCTGCCGAGTTGATACAAAAGATTCAGAATGCGGGTTACTTCAATCAAGGATTTGCTACCACTGAACTTGTGGCTGCTGCAATTCTGGATATGAAATGGCATACCCTGACCGCTTCTTCTCCAAACTTTGACCCTAAACATGGCGAAGGTCTTGAAAAACTGAACGTAGATAAATTTGAGGCAGATGCAATGAAAGAAATCGGCTTGATCTCCGAAATAATACCTCGATACAGAAGCACGTATTTCCAACATGTATTCAGCGGAGGTTATTCTTCGGGATATTACAGCTACTTGTGGTCTGAAGTTTTGGACTCTGACGCATTCCAGGCTTTTGTAGAAAAAGGAAATATTTTTGATCAGGAAACTGCAAAATCGTTCCGTGAAAACGTATTGTCGAAAGGCGGATCGGAAGAGCCAATGGTATTGTACAAAAAGTTCAGGGGCGCAGAACCTAATCCGATTTATCTGTTGAAGAACAGGGGATTTGTAAAGTAATAAGTTCTAAGTTGTTTGTTAACTGATAACTGTTGGCTGATAAATGTAATTTATTATCTTTGCAACTCGAAAAAAATAATAACAATAAAATACAATCAATGGCAACTACTGCAGATATAAGAAACGGTATGTGCATCGATATCGATGGACAATATTATGTAATAATCGAATTCCTTCATGTGAAACCGGGTAAAGGTGCCGCATTTGTACGTACAAAAATGAGGAGTGTAACTACCGGACGCGTTCTTGAAAGAACATTCAATGCCGGAGTGAAGCTGGATGAAGTGCGTATCGAAAGACGTCCGTATCAATTCCTTTACCAGGACGATATGGGGTATAACTTTATGAATACCGAAACTTTCGAACAAATATCACTTGCAGGGGATATGATAGCCGGGGTGGCTTTTCTTAAAGAAGGAGATATGGTAGAGATACAGGTTCATGCCGAAACAGAAACTGTATTGACAGCCGAAATGCCTCAGAACGTTGTACTTTTGGTAACGTATACCGAACCCGGACTCAAAGGCGATACTGCAACCAATACGTTAAAGCCGGCTACTGTAGAAACAGGGGCTGAGGTGCGTGTTCCACTCTTTATAAACGAAGGAGACAAAATTAAAATTAATACAGCCGACGGCTCGTATGTAGAAAGAGTAAAAGCATAGTAATTATTAGTTTTATAGGGGATAAGGTCAGTTTTCAAAACTGACCTTATTTTTTTTATGAAAAATATTTTATATTCAAATTTTATGTATATTTTTGAAGTTGAATGGATCTAGGAGACAAATAACCTACATGAAACTTAATACGAAACTAAACATTAAGGATTGGGCTGAAGAAGACCGACCCCGCGAAAAGATGTTGTTAAAAGGGGTATCGGCACTTTCTGATGCTGAATTGCTAGGTATACTGATCGGTTCGGGCAATAAAAGCGAAACAGCGGTTGAGCTGTCCCAACGGATTTTACATAGCGTTTCCAATAACCTGAACACTCTGGGTAAATTGGAAATAAAAGACCTTATAAAGGATTTTAAAGGAATAGGAGAAGCGAAAGCAATAACAATAGTGGCGGCACTGGAATTGGGAAAAAGAAGGAAATTGTCTGAAGCCCTTGTCAGTCCGCAAATTACGTCCAGTAAAGATGTGTATGATATATTTCATCCGATATTAGCAGACCTAAAGCATGAAGAAGTATGGGTTTTGTTCCTTAACCGGGCTAATAAAGTGGTGAAAAATATACAGATAAGTAAAGGTGGTTTGACCGCAACAGTAGTGGATATCCGTCTGATAATGAAAGAAGGTATCCAATCCTTAGCCTCGGCTATGGTACTGTGTCATAATCATCCCTCGGGAAACACTCAACCGAGCGACGATGATGATCAGATTACAAAGCGGCTCAAAGAAGCAGGACATATTATGGATATCCGCCTGCTCGATCATATTATTGTTTGTGACAACTCATATTACAGCTATATGGATACTGGGAGATTATAGAAGAGCAAAATAAGTATAAAGATGAAAACCGCTATTACACAAAACTCAATTGTAGAGCAAAGTTGGCCTCGTATAGAGAGCTATTTATTGAAACGAGGCGTGAAACCTGATGCAGTATTACTACCCGGGGCAACGCAAGAACAGATAGGCTGGGCCGAGTCTGTGCTTGGTGTAAAGTTACCCATCGATT from Dysgonomonas mossii encodes:
- the efp gene encoding elongation factor P; amino-acid sequence: MATTADIRNGMCIDIDGQYYVIIEFLHVKPGKGAAFVRTKMRSVTTGRVLERTFNAGVKLDEVRIERRPYQFLYQDDMGYNFMNTETFEQISLAGDMIAGVAFLKEGDMVEIQVHAETETVLTAEMPQNVVLLVTYTEPGLKGDTATNTLKPATVETGAEVRVPLFINEGDKIKINTADGSYVERVKA
- a CDS encoding type I phosphomannose isomerase catalytic subunit translates to MSLYPLKFKPILKSIIWGGDEICKFKNVSPLQEGIGESWEISSVEGNVSVVANGALENKSLDEIISTYKEQLLGKKNFETFGTTFPLLIKFIDARDNLSIQVHPDDELAKKRHNSFGKTEMWYVINAAPGAFLYSGFEKEITPDGYVKSIEDNTFVDYLAKHDVKKGDVFFLPAGRVHAIGAGTFIAEIQQTSNITYRIYDYNRKDANGNGRELHTELAKDAIDYKLYDSYQTAYTRKENQPVELESCRYFTTNLLELTKDITRDYSDNDSFVAYICMGGACNIRDNKGNDLSVKQGETILIPADTQSVSISPEGNVLLLETYV
- the radC gene encoding RadC family protein; its protein translation is MKLNTKLNIKDWAEEDRPREKMLLKGVSALSDAELLGILIGSGNKSETAVELSQRILHSVSNNLNTLGKLEIKDLIKDFKGIGEAKAITIVAALELGKRRKLSEALVSPQITSSKDVYDIFHPILADLKHEEVWVLFLNRANKVVKNIQISKGGLTATVVDIRLIMKEGIQSLASAMVLCHNHPSGNTQPSDDDDQITKRLKEAGHIMDIRLLDHIIVCDNSYYSYMDTGRL
- a CDS encoding DUF805 domain-containing protein, with amino-acid sequence MEDKQRMFQNPFSAKGRIRRLEYGLSYLIYVAYYYTIVLILTLSGILEDVNWSFLIIFLLLIPAYWFLIAQGAKRCHDRGNSGWFQLVPFYAFWMLFAGSDYGENEYGFNPKGEGNESVEDMIDNIGVPEQE
- a CDS encoding alpha amylase C-terminal domain-containing protein, yielding MLKLIKNDPWLEPYAAAIEGRYEYIQKREADLTCNGKITLSEFASGHLYFGLHKTETSWIFREWAPNATAIYMIGDFNGWQKTEEFRLQPNGNGEWQIELPLDKIKHHDLYKLIVCWNGGEGERIPAWTTRVVQDHHTHIFSAQVWDPLLPYEFRTKKFKPNTNPLLIYECHIGMAVEDERVGTYEEFRINVLPRIKEDGYNAIQIMAIQEHPYYGSFGYHVSSFFAASSRFGTPDELKHLIDDAHAMGIAVIMDIVHSHAVKNEKEGLGRFDGSYTQYFHGGSRREHPAWDSLIFDYGKSQVIHFLLSNCKFWLEEYNFDGFRFDGVTSMLYYSHGLGDNFSGYEDYYNGNEDDDAICYLTLANKLIHEVRPNAITIAEEVSGMPGLATKIKDGGYGFDYRMAMNIPDYWIKIIKERKDEDWHPTSIFWELTNRREEEKTISYAESHDQALVGDKTIIFRLIDSDMYWYMSKHYGSSYATDRGIALHKMIRLATASTINGGYLNFMGNEFGHPEWVDFPREGNGWSHKYARRQWWLADNKDLRYHYLGDFDKAMLSLLKSEKKFEQTPIIRLWDKDEDQVLAYMRGNLIFVFSFNPSQSFYDYGFLAPEGKYQVVLDTDSLAFGGNGLTDDSIEHFTLHDELYHKDGKGWLKLYIPARTAFVLRKID
- a CDS encoding M3 family metallopeptidase, with amino-acid sequence MKKILFIFSILIMVYSCNTTSNKDGKDNPFFSEFDTPEGVPPFDKIKAEHFMPAFEEAMKRHNAEIDSIINNPEAPTFQNTVVALDESGRMLDRVGSVFSVMTGTMSDSVYQNIEKEITPLRTEHYDNINFNEKLFARIKTVYDDSLQVKTLTTEQKMLLDKTYKGFVRSGILLDGSKQARLREINKELSNASLNFNQNLLKETDSYQLVIDKKEDLSGLPEDVIAAAAKTAKDKGLEGKWVFGLSKPSWEPFLQYADNRALREKLYKAMYMRCDNGNEFDNKENIKKIVSLRLEKANMLGYKSHADYVLEETMAKTPENVMGLLNNIWKYALPQAQKEAAELQAIAKKEGHDIKIESWDWWYYAEKLRKEKYALDEEALKPYFKADNVREGVFAVANKLYGITFKPKTDIPVYQQDVKAYEVSDADGSFIGIIYFDDFARQGKRPGAWMSSFRKQEVYKGEFVYPLIYNVGNYNPPTDGKPALLTLDQVETMFHEFGHGLHGLLSKCTYNGVSGTSVVRDFVELPSQIMEHWAFEPEVLKMYAKHYETGETIPAELIQKIQNAGYFNQGFATTELVAAAILDMKWHTLTASSPNFDPKHGEGLEKLNVDKFEADAMKEIGLISEIIPRYRSTYFQHVFSGGYSSGYYSYLWSEVLDSDAFQAFVEKGNIFDQETAKSFRENVLSKGGSEEPMVLYKKFRGAEPNPIYLLKNRGFVK
- a CDS encoding YhcH/YjgK/YiaL family protein; this translates as MILDKLENSGKYEHLHPLFKQAFDYLKSIDFSKAEPTKTELKGKDLFVMISDSDLRAADNAKPEAHNKYIDIQLPISRPETFGWKAHQDLTHPIGNFDEEKDIQFFDDKTETQITVLPGNFLIFFPEDGHAPCIGEGQVRKVVVKIKI